One window of the Aquipuribacter hungaricus genome contains the following:
- a CDS encoding CE1759 family FMN reductase produces the protein MTRTITVVNGGLSETSSTRRLADQLGAATTEALRARGVAAEVTTVDLRERAHAITDATLTGFAAQALQEDIDRVLASDGVIAATPVYSGSYTGLFKSFVDLLGQAAFDGTPVLLAATAGTARHSLALEHAMRPLFSYLRALTVPTGVFAASEDWGGDGDAAGALAGRVRRAADELADLVVAREPKRVVDEFASAPSFSDLLGDLRR, from the coding sequence ATGACCCGCACCATCACCGTCGTCAACGGCGGGCTGAGCGAGACGTCGTCCACCCGGCGGCTCGCCGACCAGCTCGGTGCCGCCACCACCGAGGCGCTCCGGGCGCGCGGGGTGGCCGCCGAGGTCACCACGGTCGACCTGCGCGAGCGGGCGCACGCCATCACCGACGCGACCCTCACTGGCTTCGCCGCGCAGGCACTCCAGGAGGACATCGACCGGGTGCTGGCCTCGGACGGCGTCATCGCGGCGACCCCGGTGTACAGCGGCAGCTACACCGGCCTGTTCAAGTCCTTCGTCGACCTGCTCGGCCAGGCGGCGTTCGACGGCACCCCGGTGCTGCTCGCCGCGACCGCGGGGACGGCCCGGCACTCGCTGGCCCTCGAGCACGCGATGCGCCCGCTGTTCAGCTACCTGCGGGCGCTGACGGTCCCGACCGGGGTCTTCGCCGCCAGCGAGGACTGGGGCGGCGACGGGGACGCGGCGGGTGCGCTCGCCGGCCGGGTCCGCCGCGCCGCCGACGAGCTCGCCGACCTGGTGGTCGCGCGCGAGCCGAAGCGCGTCGTCGACGAGTTCGCCTCGGCGCCGTCCTTCAGCGACCTGCTGGGCGACCTGCGCCGCTGA
- a CDS encoding ATP-binding protein — protein MDPVRNPYAPGAGQRPPELAGRDGELEAFEVMLTRVGRGRPERSIVLTGLRGVGKTVLLNTLRSQAVRRGWGTGKVEARPDQSLRRPLSAALHLAVRELSAPASETEHVLGVLKSFALRHNQADTKVRDRWQPGIDVPVVAGRADSGDMEIDLVELLVDIGGLAGDCGKGVAVFLDEMQDLSAEDVSALCAAAHEISQAGLPFVVVGAGLPHLPAVLSASKSYSERLFRYARIDRLDREAADRALTAPAKEEDAEFTPDALDAMYEATAGYPYFVQEYGKTVWDVATRSPVTADDVRVAVPIAQSELAVGFFGSRYERATPAEREYLRAMADVLAQPRDATADEGLARADGDDAVPTAAVAALLGRKPQSLSPARDALIKKGLVYSAERGRIAFSVPHFGRYLRRQDG, from the coding sequence ATGGACCCCGTCCGCAACCCCTACGCCCCCGGCGCCGGCCAGCGCCCGCCCGAGCTCGCCGGCCGCGACGGCGAGCTCGAGGCCTTCGAGGTCATGCTCACCAGGGTCGGGCGCGGCCGGCCGGAGCGGAGCATCGTCCTCACCGGCCTGCGGGGCGTGGGCAAGACCGTGCTGCTCAACACCCTGCGCTCGCAGGCGGTCCGGCGGGGCTGGGGGACGGGCAAGGTAGAGGCGCGCCCGGACCAGTCCCTGCGCCGCCCGCTGTCGGCGGCCCTGCACCTGGCCGTGCGGGAGCTGAGCGCCCCGGCCAGCGAGACCGAGCACGTCCTCGGTGTCCTCAAGTCCTTCGCGCTGCGTCACAACCAGGCCGACACCAAGGTGCGCGACCGGTGGCAGCCGGGCATCGACGTGCCCGTGGTCGCCGGGCGCGCGGACTCCGGCGACATGGAGATCGACCTCGTCGAGCTGCTCGTGGACATCGGGGGCCTCGCCGGCGACTGCGGCAAGGGCGTCGCGGTGTTCCTCGACGAGATGCAGGACCTGTCGGCGGAGGACGTGTCGGCGCTGTGCGCCGCCGCCCACGAGATCAGCCAGGCTGGGCTGCCGTTCGTCGTCGTCGGGGCGGGGCTGCCCCACCTCCCGGCGGTGCTGTCGGCGAGCAAGTCCTACAGCGAGCGGCTGTTCCGCTACGCCCGGATCGACCGGCTCGACCGCGAGGCCGCCGACCGCGCGCTCACCGCCCCGGCCAAGGAGGAGGACGCCGAGTTCACCCCCGACGCCCTGGACGCGATGTACGAGGCGACCGCGGGCTACCCGTACTTCGTCCAGGAGTACGGCAAGACCGTCTGGGACGTGGCGACGCGCAGCCCCGTCACCGCCGACGACGTCCGGGTCGCCGTGCCGATCGCGCAGTCGGAGCTGGCCGTGGGCTTCTTCGGCTCCCGCTACGAGCGCGCGACCCCGGCCGAGCGGGAGTACCTGCGCGCGATGGCCGACGTGCTCGCCCAGCCGCGCGACGCGACCGCGGACGAGGGCCTGGCCCGGGCCGACGGCGACGACGCCGTGCCGACGGCGGCCGTCGCCGCGCTGCTCGGCCGTAAGCCGCAGTCGCTGTCCCCGGCCCGGGACGCTCTCATCAAGAAGGGCCTGGTCTACAGCGCCGAGCGCGGCCGGATCGCCTTCTCGGTGCCGCACTTCGGGCGCTACCTCCGCCGGCAGGACGGCTGA
- a CDS encoding OmpA family protein — protein sequence MSRGRTSGAAGSLLAASAAVAAVSLVLVAAPAWSGSSPEPTGAARTAVPPAAATGDGVVATVDGVTAAVEGVVAEIVPRTASEDGALEQQGDAEFTLAGDVYFDSGSAVLLPRATADLAAVAAQVQEAGVTALQVVGHTDTVGSDESNQVLSEARAASVVAALQPQLPGVTLVAEGRGETELIAAETTEDGQDDPVGRALNRRVTVRPVP from the coding sequence GTGAGCCGGGGCCGCACCTCCGGCGCCGCCGGGTCTCTGCTCGCGGCCTCGGCCGCTGTCGCCGCGGTGTCGCTGGTCCTGGTGGCGGCCCCGGCCTGGTCGGGCAGCTCGCCGGAGCCGACCGGGGCTGCCCGCACCGCGGTGCCGCCGGCGGCCGCCACCGGGGACGGGGTCGTCGCCACCGTGGACGGCGTCACCGCCGCGGTCGAGGGCGTGGTCGCCGAGATCGTGCCCCGCACCGCCAGCGAGGACGGGGCGCTCGAGCAGCAGGGAGACGCCGAGTTCACCCTCGCCGGCGACGTGTACTTCGACAGCGGGTCGGCCGTCCTGCTGCCCCGGGCCACCGCCGACCTGGCCGCCGTGGCCGCGCAGGTGCAGGAGGCCGGGGTGACCGCGCTGCAGGTGGTCGGGCACACCGACACCGTGGGCTCGGACGAGAGCAACCAGGTCCTCAGCGAGGCCCGGGCGGCCTCGGTCGTCGCCGCTCTGCAGCCGCAGCTGCCCGGGGTCACCCTCGTCGCCGAGGGCCGCGGGGAGACCGAGCTCATAGCGGCCGAGACGACCGAGGACGGCCAGGACGACCCGGTGGGCCGGGCGCTCAACCGCCGGGTGACAGTCCGCCCGGTCCCCTGA